Proteins encoded in a region of the Bacteroidota bacterium genome:
- a CDS encoding serine hydrolase domain-containing protein: MKANDIPALSIGIVYDGKLAYFEGFGTLDRESSEKVDEQTVYQIGSDTKKLTAIIVKHLVQEGKLDLDASIATYLGHEVSADTKEQLRQVTVRQLLRHTAGVPYRAASNKRIDGDPMLVAYSTADLLKDINGLMLASEPGTKFGYSNFGYALIGYICERASSQTYAALLKKYVAGKYGLANTFVHPSHQQVSLVATPYRKDDRAIKSQPWNMGRMTPAGGVYSNVRDLSLLMIEQIMTYRQQESGEIEDSPLILTTHADSSHYGLGLGKTVRAGRTWYGHGGDLDGFASAYVFSPEYERGLIILTTSGGSWVGRLENEIKDVLFR; this comes from the coding sequence TTGAAAGCGAATGATATTCCTGCCCTATCTATCGGAATCGTATATGATGGGAAATTAGCGTACTTCGAAGGGTTTGGCACATTAGATCGAGAAAGCTCTGAAAAAGTGGATGAGCAGACGGTGTATCAAATCGGCTCCGATACGAAGAAGCTTACAGCCATTATCGTAAAGCACCTGGTACAGGAAGGGAAGCTTGATCTGGATGCTTCGATAGCAACGTACCTTGGTCACGAAGTGTCAGCAGACACTAAAGAACAATTGAGGCAAGTTACAGTACGGCAGTTGCTTCGGCACACAGCCGGCGTGCCATACCGTGCAGCCAGCAACAAGCGTATCGATGGTGATCCGATGCTGGTTGCCTACTCGACAGCAGATTTGTTGAAAGATATCAATGGGTTAATGCTGGCGTCAGAACCGGGGACTAAATTCGGTTATTCAAATTTTGGTTATGCCCTCATTGGGTATATTTGCGAGCGCGCTTCATCACAGACCTATGCTGCCTTATTGAAGAAATATGTAGCAGGAAAATATGGTTTGGCCAATACGTTTGTGCACCCAAGTCATCAGCAGGTGTCCCTAGTTGCAACACCATACAGGAAAGATGATCGCGCAATCAAATCCCAACCTTGGAACATGGGACGTATGACGCCGGCCGGCGGCGTTTACTCAAATGTACGTGACCTTTCCCTGCTGATGATAGAACAAATAATGACATACAGACAGCAAGAAAGTGGAGAAATAGAAGATTCACCACTCATATTGACAACTCATGCAGACAGCTCGCATTATGGGCTTGGGCTTGGTAAAACAGTCCGAGCGGGACGGACCTGGTATGGGCATGGCGGTGACCTGGATGGTTTTGCGAGCGCCTATGTGTTTTCGCCTGAATATGAAAGGGGACTGATTATCCTGACAACGAGTGGTGGTAGCTGGGTTGGCCGTTTGGAAAATGAAATCAAAGATGTACTTTTTAGATGA
- a CDS encoding AraC family transcriptional regulator has translation MVYQAYAPDAPVLTDALDAMFYLKGYAPEHGIERLVPDAKLSIVIELDGQERHIYDNASHQPVQSCTRAWVSGMQTGYISISALQQTELLAIQFKPGTAHPFLKSRLDALQDKVVPAGDVFGEGIYALRKQIKAAPEPVDKLETAAQWLLVQYDDGRQTNKAVSDALAQIIANPVAPTLKEIMVQSAYSKKHFIDLFKKYVGLSPKALQRVLRFAEVMALVQDEKSIQWAQVSLDCGYYDQSHFIKDFLHFSGFNPQAFLDEDHDRPNFFPVD, from the coding sequence ATGGTATATCAAGCCTATGCACCCGACGCACCGGTGCTGACAGACGCGCTGGATGCTATGTTTTATCTCAAGGGTTACGCACCCGAACATGGTATAGAACGTTTGGTGCCCGATGCAAAACTTTCTATTGTTATTGAGTTGGATGGGCAGGAAAGGCATATTTATGACAACGCATCCCATCAACCGGTACAGTCTTGTACCAGGGCCTGGGTGTCAGGTATGCAGACTGGGTACATATCTATCAGTGCGCTCCAGCAGACGGAATTGCTGGCCATTCAGTTTAAACCAGGTACTGCACATCCATTTTTAAAGTCGCGACTTGATGCGTTACAAGACAAGGTCGTGCCGGCGGGTGATGTCTTTGGCGAAGGTATCTACGCGTTGCGGAAGCAAATCAAAGCAGCACCTGAACCAGTTGATAAACTCGAAACCGCCGCACAATGGCTGCTGGTCCAGTACGATGACGGCAGGCAAACAAACAAGGCTGTTAGTGACGCGTTGGCACAAATCATCGCAAATCCGGTAGCGCCAACGCTGAAAGAGATCATGGTGCAGTCGGCGTATTCAAAAAAGCATTTTATCGATCTGTTCAAAAAATACGTCGGCCTTTCTCCCAAAGCGTTGCAGCGGGTACTCCGCTTTGCTGAAGTAATGGCGCTTGTTCAAGACGAGAAAAGCATTCAATGGGCGCAGGTGAGCCTGGATTGTGGCTACTATGACCAATCACATTTCATCAAGGACTTTCTGCATTTCTCAGGCTTTAACCCACAGGCTTTTCTCGACGAAGACCATGACCGCCCCAATTTCTTTCCCGTCGATTAG
- a CDS encoding SRPBCC domain-containing protein, producing MKVRVSGILSTLLLIFTTGTVQYCAAQKSMQDEQSEIVSRVDSTTAGELILTQEVVIHASLEEVWDAYTTEAGWAKWSAPLVSIDLRAGGIIRTNYNAEGTLDDETTNTLFIRNYVPYQLITLQADIAPNWPEFMKSDADNLYNVVLFESLGENKTRLVSHGMGYQNNEKYWDLMAFFIKGNEMSYQKLKEVLE from the coding sequence ATGAAGGTCAGGGTATCAGGTATTTTAAGCACGCTGTTGCTGATATTTACTACCGGCACGGTCCAGTATTGTGCTGCACAGAAAAGTATGCAGGACGAGCAGTCTGAAATTGTTAGTCGGGTTGACAGTACAACTGCCGGCGAACTCATTCTCACACAAGAAGTTGTGATACATGCAAGCCTGGAGGAGGTGTGGGATGCATACACCACCGAAGCCGGCTGGGCGAAATGGAGCGCACCATTGGTATCCATCGACCTGCGCGCCGGTGGCATCATCCGAACGAACTACAATGCAGAAGGCACACTGGATGACGAAACCACAAATACGCTTTTCATTCGCAACTACGTACCCTACCAGCTCATAACGCTGCAGGCCGACATTGCACCTAACTGGCCTGAATTTATGAAATCCGATGCGGATAACCTGTACAACGTGGTGCTCTTTGAATCATTGGGCGAAAACAAAACACGGCTTGTGTCCCATGGCATGGGATACCAAAACAATGAGAAGTATTGGGACCTGATGGCGTTCTTTATTAAAGGCAATGAAATGAGCTACCAGAAGCTGAAAGAGGTGCTGGAGTAA